The sequence below is a genomic window from Deltaproteobacteria bacterium.
CCAGAACCGTCACCGTCCTCCGATTCGTGGAGTACGGGGTGACCATCTCGACCACGGCCCGAGGGTTGCAAGCATGGTAGGCTCCGTCCACCTCGTAGATGTCAGCTACCTTTCCGCTGACCGGAACGTGGTTGAAATGGTATTTCTCCGGGGTCAACCTGAAGACCGCGAATCCTCCGCGGGCGAACCGATCGGCCCAGGGGCTTTCCCGGCCCAGGAGCTCATCGAAGCGAAAGAATTTTTCCTTGATGAAAAGCATGGAGTTCTCATCCAGGGAACCGACCACGGCCCTGGAATCAGCGGGCGAAACGATCCGCCCTTCCTCCTCGGGCATAGGTCTGGTTTCCCAGTAACGGATTTTCCGTTCGAAGATTTTTCGGGGCGTATCGTAAAATAAACTCGGTCTGACACATTCGTGAAGATCGATCCCCAGCCGCTCGACGAATTTTTTGGCTCCGGTCAGAGTGGCTCCCAGGGGCATGTCGAAATTGATGAACCCGAGAAGAGCGTTCATTCGCCGAGAAACGGCCAGCCGGAACAGAAACGGGGCCCGCTCCCTGACCGTGGAATAGAGGAACCGGACCACGGCATCCCCGAGCAGAGGTTCCTGTACGGTCTGGGCCGTTCGCCTGCAGATATAGACGTTTTCAGACGCATTGGACATGATCGACCTCCTGTTGACCGGCGAAACGGCCGGAGTGCATATGGGCCAGGCCGACCAGGAGCACAATCAGGTCCTCGAGAATCTCCAGGCCAAGACCCTGGGCCGTTCCTTTGATGCGGATGCTCTCCAGGGCCCCCTCGACATCCAGGCCCGATGCCCCGATCCAGGCCATTGTTTCGGGGCAGGCCTCGGCCAGCATGCCACTGAAGGCGGCCATGTCCCTCGCGACCCAGGCGGCCCCTTCCCTGACGTAGCGGTTGCGCCACCGGCCACGGCATTGCTTTTCCAGGGCCGCGTTCATCTCCCGGGCACCCGTGGCAAAGACGGATTGTCTCCGCAGGCATCGAAGCCCGTCCTTGGTCATCCGGGACCAGGCCGCCTCTGCCTCGCGGTTGACGATCCTGGCCTCTGTCTCCTCCAAAAGCCCCGGGCCGCCAAAAGCCTCGACCACCTCGGGTCGCCATTCGGCCAGACAACGAAGCAAAGCAAGCCTGTACTCGTTGAGGTGGACCCTGATATAGCCTTTGTATCGCCGACTGGACCTCGTCTTTCTGGTCCTGGAGACGATATCGATCAGAAAACGGTTTGGCGTGTCCTGACGGACATAGAAAGTCGGAATGCCCAGGGCCGCCCCGAACACCGCCTGTCTCCGTTCGCTCTCGACAAAAGGCGAATCTGGAATCATGCCATGGGACAGGGTCCCGTCAACGGCCATACCGAAGGCCGCAGCCGTGACCAGGGCCTGGAGGCCTACGGCCGGGGCCATGTCCCGGTCCAGGGAGGGAAACAGACTGTGGAACCGGCCCTCAAACCCGGTGAATCCCATGATCCGCTCTTCCCGGAGCTTGTACAGGAGATAGGTGGACATGTTGGCGTCGAACACACCCATGTCGGCCAGATCGATCTTCAGCTCACGGTCGTTTCCGGGCTCCCCGCTCAGGGCCGGGCTCCCCGGTGTGGACAAGAGGGTCATGAAATAATCCACAAGTCGAAAGTCCGGCACATAATCTCCTTTGAGGCCGAACAATCTTGCCAGGGCCCGATCGACCATTTCCGGCCCAAACGGGGTCGCCGGTCGGCCAAAAATCCTGTTGCGGGCCTTTTTACGCCACCTGCGCCAAAGCATCCGCAAATGCGTGAAATCAAGCTCATGGGGCAGAAACCCCAGCACCCGCTCCGGGTGAAAATCCGAAAAATCCATCCGAAAGGGAGCCGCGCTGAAGGTACCCACAAACAAGGGGAGAAAATGCTCGACGATCTTGATGGTCAAATCGCCGAAGTGCTTCTCGTGCCTGGGCGTCCATTCCCTCGATTCTGACCGCAGCATGTCTCCCATCATCCGGCTCCCCAGACTGACATGGGTCCCGTTGTTGGACAGGCAGGTGCTCGAGGTGCTCGGCAACACGACCAGATTCCGACGAATGATGCCCGCCTC
It includes:
- a CDS encoding phosphatidylserine decarboxylase, producing MSNASENVYICRRTAQTVQEPLLGDAVVRFLYSTVRERAPFLFRLAVSRRMNALLGFINFDMPLGATLTGAKKFVERLGIDLHECVRPSLFYDTPRKIFERKIRYWETRPMPEEEGRIVSPADSRAVVGSLDENSMLFIKEKFFRFDELLGRESPWADRFARGGFAVFRLTPEKYHFNHVPVSGKVADIYEVDGAYHACNPRAVVEMVTPYSTNRRTVTVLDTDVPGGAGCGLVAMVEVVALMIGHVVQCYSKRGYDDPVPARQGMVLQRGQPKSLFKPGSSVVVLLFEPDRIQFSPDLVSNQARPGGLFSTVFGYPLTETDITVRSEIGRALAGGVS